The following DNA comes from Campylobacter concisus.
ATGCGCATAGGTTTTGGCTACGCGATGCGAGCGATTGTGGGAGCGGAGATGATCGCAGCTTCTAGCGGGCTAGGCTATCTTATACTTGACGCAGAGGAGCTTTCGCGCGCGGATAGGATATTTGTTGGCATTTTTACGATAGGAATTTGTGGTGTGCTCATAGATAGGATATTTTTATTTTTGATATCTAAATTTAGCCTTTTGCGAAGTGAAAAATGATAGAAATTTTAAATTTATCCAAGCATTTTTTTATCCATGATAAGCGTATCGACGTTTTAAAAGAGCTAAATTTAAGCATAAAAAAGGATAAGATCACCGTAATACTTGGTAGAAGTGGTTGCGGTAAAACGACTCTTTTAAGGCTTATTGCTGGACTTGAGGGCGTAAGCCTTGGCGAGATAAATTTTAAAGAGCAAGCAAAGATCGGTTTTGTATTTCAAGAGCCTAGGCTCATGCCTTTTTTAAATGTCTATGAAAATATCGTATTTGCGCTTAAAAAGCATGAGATAGAGCCTACAAAAATCGATAGTCTGATATCTATGATAGGGCTTAGCGACTTTAAATTTGCGGCCGTTTCGCAGCTCTCTGGCGGTATGAGCTCGCGCGTTTCGCTTGCTAGAGTGCTTGCGTA
Coding sequences within:
- a CDS encoding ABC transporter ATP-binding protein, whose protein sequence is MIEILNLSKHFFIHDKRIDVLKELNLSIKKDKITVILGRSGCGKTTLLRLIAGLEGVSLGEINFKEQAKIGFVFQEPRLMPFLNVYENIVFALKKHEIEPTKIDSLISMIGLSDFKFAAVSQLSGGMSSRVSLARVLAYEANLILMDEPFAALDAFTRASMQAEILKLQAGKTIIFVTHNVDEAIYLADEIILLEKGGMKSSYDLSNLARPRDLLCDELINLKRKILSEI